One Eremothecium cymbalariae DBVPG#7215 chromosome 2, complete sequence DNA window includes the following coding sequences:
- a CDS encoding uncharacterized protein (similar to Ashbya gossypii AFR168W) — translation MPLLLPSSSACYPLHLPKLDSVQSHELCELDRKKMTLGCRTGAAITLARSSIYVHGGLTVPLNLAEVNSMQVQQELILYFARKKTTNFKNLCEYISRETFYLDLVSRKWMRVPTSSGVVVSRDSNGHEEDKAEEDADGKTTAIIPTTTTTTATHAEEHQNESHIEEAAERPDMRERIFHSMCYCNGALYVFGGLVASSLSDYELVATNELWKLDLLDKTWHLESNDPRVARRFNHEMHVLYEFDDDNDTRLVIVGGMNNLDSLVQKVDVYNLTQNRWESFPDLDNEFERLTLQGQEQREENLDVQNIYTNIGGERVGIAQGSNFALLVEDNEAHVPSLAFYSVSETSGKSNIINQDNPLVAMPLMSDAPGMRMKTHFGTKSSQWRLKMPFNLQYATGIKFGYNIIVAGFYSSLQAGNFMCFLYNIPSGKWTRININCEHSDLKKHRFWKLLVWDSHHKALILGTSEDDKCLPSVQKFDRILSVRLHTINIFPSVRGLSSDSEVPLTSKKLGISASSTFSQKDTTKLKMDQFINYSKYIVPPSEITSIRSVFPSYAMVLGKDALEVYGKSLADFEFITEEGDSVGVPTLLLRKRWGRFFDNIIATDYSKVSASFDQQSSTKELVKSSSGSSPNLFPGTAGKDLGGPVDNLSRPIHVLKYSYTTPNPVLAKKSTSLLFGPTPKISHSISGSTLNALELDSHEPVIGPSVSPAAMDMHKKPSSHGVTSSSTGMVFRVPFKENPNSGKRQSFVQVPPAITLEQSEYSSPSNQSPPVTDQRRRSSYTVGGHLTQSQASKLRRASHPFGSARDFSEHFTSSPMNSRKDSLASNSSSISFVSSSSERMNNLIFRRNSEDGQSSGNWTFHVQLPPQQSVPTDPLPNLPSSLSPIHVSGGNGNRRSSELSVTDHFQSVKSSPSSSRNSSSFNELENPLVQLATSDQNKFGDFNPPPPLRYNLNMGPAIEKQVNEDTPIDLDMKSIPFASYQSRESSLGRVISDLPRPSLTPTFESTNSQGSVSAVVGENELEPLLVPRSLYLPWPTSTVKAFSEFFYTGQISGKWSFSPVALDLINMAKLYEVPLLYDLMSEVFYSIIGKKEDGMLLSITSLKELFIKKVAVLFDNDEKKIDEHLKAHVHYQKLLRITASIGSIDDGYFDLKLVKKISRVISASTDGSNDVENERGFSGDSGSIYSGVGIPSFSEDSRDKLSALFAGLPPSRKSSSFHLRANTFSRAKSSLSKEVSHNIDDRKRLSQIGNIREENNPTVTIPLRTASNLENDLDIPSTDDDGDIDSEEDYENLKIDDEMSLHDEGKIIDARTFLPDSKNSTNQDEADEDMFKLANPYTTDTSSVTTSDSGEQDGGPGLISLSKIEKKLRERDLEESIDPLTKVASNPEPFIPYKPTNPISKCNSKTEQQPSSSSPTLDSLASPNALPPVDYIMELIFEVSVLTNDVLMMVRSMDCIQLSKALKSTKRKLYADIASLDEMVRNKGKVDDTLKSGTEIQNSNDNTEKFPKGPPTMTGKLSRPSTPDQKQNAASTNDSSRSHSPKSHEALHTGRDSVKHDDEHRSIRSAKSSTRSSASSINYSASRSNTLKKQTNSHACNLTAPPAHSAGITKPKKIKDSSTVSSGGFSFFNRKR, via the coding sequence ATGCCGCTGTTATTACCCTCTTCTAGTGCATGCTATCCGTTGCACCTGCCAAAGTTAGACTCCGTGCAAAGCCATGAGTTATGTGAGCTTGATCGAAAGAAGATGACCTTAGGATGTCGTACAGGAGCAGCTATCACTTTAGCTAGATCGTCAATATATGTTCATGGCGGGCTTACTGTCCCTTTAAATTTAGCGGAGGTGAATTCAATGCAGGTTCAGCAAGAGCTGATTCTTTACTTTGCTAGGAAAAAGACcacaaatttcaaaaatctatgtgaatatatatcaagAGAGACATTTTATCTGGACCTGGTGTCTAGGAAATGGATGAGAGTTCCTACTTCTTCAGGGGTTGTAGTTTCAAGGGATTCTAACGGACATGAGGAGGATAAAGCGGAGGAGGACGCTGATGGAAAGACGACAGCAATTATAccgacgacgacgacgacgacaGCGACACATGCTGAGGAACATCAAAATGAGTCTCATATCGAGGAAGCGGCCGAGCGGCCTGATATGAGGGAACGGATATTTCACTCTATGTGCTATTGCAACGGAGCATTATATGTATTCGGGGGATTGGTGGCTTCATCACTTTCGGATTATGAATTGGTGGCCACTAATGAGCTTTGGAAGTTAGATCTGCTTGATAAAACGTGGCACTTGGAGTCCAACGATCCTCGTGTAGCACGTCGTTTCAATCATGAGATGCATGTACTATATGAGTTTGATGATGACAATGACACACGGCTGGTAATCGTAGGGGGCATGAATAATTTAGACAGCTTGGTTCAGAAAGTTGATGTCTACAACTTGACTCAAAACCGTTGGGAGTCCTTCCCTGACCTGGATAACGAATTTGAACGCCTTACTTTACAAGGCCAAGAACAACGAGAGGAGAATTTAGATGtgcaaaatatatatactaataTTGGAGGTGAAAGAGTCGGAATAGCTCAGGGATCTAATTTTGCTCTTTTGGTGGAGGATAATGAAGCTCATGTGCCTTCGCTGGCTTTTTATTCCGTTAGTGAGACCTCTGGTAAGtctaatattataaatcaAGATAATCCATTAGTGGCAATGCCGTTGATGTCAGACGCACCTGGTATGCGTATGAAAACACACTTTGGCACCAAGTCTTCTCAATGGAGATTAAAAATGCCTTTTAACTTGCAATATGCAACAGGTATTAAGTTTGGGTATAATATTATAGTGGCAGGTTTTTATTCAAGTTTACAAGCGGGCAATTTCATGTGCTTCCTCTACAATATCCCTTCCGGGAAATGGACTCGTATCAATATCAACTGTGAACATTCGGATTTAAAGAAACATAGATTTTGGAAGCTTTTAGTTTGGGATTCTCATCATAAAGCTCTAATACTAGGCACATCAGAAGATGATAAGTGTCTCCCTAGTGTACAAAAATTTGATAGGATATTATCGGTAAGACTTCACACTATTAATATCTTCCCATCTGTCAGAGGCTTGTCCAGTGACTCAGAAGTCCCATTGACTTCAAAGAAACTAGGGATTAGCGCAAGTTCCACATTTTCTCAGAAAGATACAACAAAGTTGAAAATGGACCAATTtataaattattcaaaatatattgttcCACCGTCTGAGATAACTTCAATTAGGTCAGTATTTCCTTCCTATGCTATGGTTTTAGGTAAAGACGCATTAGAAGTATACGGGAAGTCGCTAGCTGATTTCGAATTTATTACTGAAGAAGGAGATTCTGTCGGAGTTCCAACTTTACTATTAAGGAAAAGATGGGGCagattttttgataatataattgCCACAGATTATAGCAAAGTTTCTGCTTCCTTTGATCAACAATCGAGTACCAAAGAGTTAGTTAAGAGTTCTTCTGGTTCATCTCCAAATCTCTTTCCAGGGACAGCCGGTAAAGACCTCGGAGGGCCTGTGGATAATCTATCACGGCCAATCCATGTTCTCAAATATAGTTATACCACACCCAACCCAGTGTTGGCGaaaaaatcaacttcattattatttggtCCTACACCTAAAATTTCTCATTCAATTAGTGGCTCAACTTTAAATGCACTAGAACTAGATTCTCATGAACCAGTTATAGGCCCGAGTGTTTCTCCTGCTGCAATGGATATGCATAAGAAGCCGTCTTCCCATGGAGTCACTAGTTCATCCACTGGAATGGTATTTAGAGTTCCTTTTAAAGAGAACCCTAACAGTGGAAAAAGGCAATCCTTCGTACAAGTGCCACCTGCAATTACTTTGGAGCAGTCTGAATATTCTTCGCCATCCAACCAGTCTCCTCCGGTTACCGACCAAAGGAGGAGATCATCATATACTGTGGGTGGTCATCTAACTCAGTCTCAAGCAAGTAAACTTCGCCGAGCGTCACACCCTTTTGGAAGTGCACGAGATTTTAGTGAACATTTTACTTCGAGCCCTATGAATTCTAGAAAAGACTCTCTTGCTTCAAATTCTAGCTCTATATCCTTCGTCAGCTCTAGTTCAGAACGTATGAATAACCTTATTTTCCGCAGAAACAGTGAAGATGGCCAATCATCTGGAAATTGGACCTTTCATGTACAGTTGCCTCCACAGCAGAGTGTACCTACCGATCCGTTGCCAAATttgccttcttctttatcaCCAATCCATGTTTCTGGAGGCAACGGAAACAGAAGATCCTCAGAGCTGTCAGTTACTGATCATTTTCAGTCAGTAAAATCGAGTCCAAGTTCATCACGAAACTCTTCGTCTTTTAATGAACTTGAAAATCCATTAGTGCAATTGGCTACTTCAGATCAGAACAAATTTGGAGATTTTAATCCTCCACCTCCGTTGCGTTATAATCTTAATATGGGACCCGCTATTGAGAAGCAAGTAAACGAAGATACACCAATTGACCTGGATATGAAATCTATCCCATTTGCATCTTACCAGTCCCGTGAAAGTAGTTTGGGTAGGGTCATCAGTGACCTACCAAGGCCTTCCCTTACCCCAACATTTGAAAGTACTAATAGCCAAGGCTCTGTGTCTGCAGTTGTTGGGGAAAATGAGTTAGAGCCTCTACTTGTCCCAAGATCATTATATTTGCCATGGCCTACCAGCACTGTGAAGGCTTTTTCTGAGTTTTTCTATACTGGCCAAATCAGTGGAAAATGGTCATTTTCTCCTGTTGCACTTGATTTAATAAATATGGCGAAATTATATGAGGTTCCTCTGTTGTACGATTTGATGTCAGAAGTATTCTATTCTATCATTGGTAAAAAGGAAGACGGTATGTTGTTGAGTATAACTTCACTCAAGGAGTTATTTATAAAGAAGGTCGCGGTATTGTTCGATAATGATGAGAAGAAAATCGATGAACACCTTAAGGCTCACGTTCATTACCAAAAGCTATTAAGAATAACAGCTTCTATCGGTTCGATTGATGATGGTTACTTTGATTTGAAACTggttaaaaaaatttccagGGTAATCTCTGCAAGTACAGATGGAAGCaatgatgttgaaaatgaacgAGGTTTTTCAGGAGACTCTGGATCGATATATTCAGGGGTTGGAATACCGTCGTTTAGTGAGGATTCTCGAGACAAGTTGTCGGCCTTATTTGCCGGCTTACCTCCTAGTAgaaaatcatcatcgttCCATTTGAGAGCTAACACATTTTCTAGAGCGAAGTCAAGTTTGAGTAAGGAAGTTTCCcataatattgatgatcGTAAGCGACTTTCCCAAATAGGGAACATTCGAGAGGAGAACAATCCGACTGTTACAATTCCGTTAAGAACAGCTTCAAACCTTGAAAACGACTTAGATATACCAAGCACTGATGATGACGGTGATATAGATTCTGAAGAGGACTATGAAAATCttaaaattgatgatgagatgtCATTGCATGATGAAGGCAAAATAATTGATGCCAGAACTTTTTTGCCCGACTCTAAAAACTCAACCAACCAGGATGAAGCAGATGAAGATATGTTTAAATTAGCTAATCCATACACAACAGATACTTCATCGGTGACCACCTCCGACTCCGGTGAGCAGGATGGTGGACCAGGTCTAATTTCCTTatcaaaaattgaaaagaaattaCGTGAACGTGATTTAGAAGAGTCTATAGATCCACTTACTAAAGTTGCATCTAATCCTGAACCATTTATCCCTTATAAACCCACGAATCCCATTAGTAAATGTAATTCGAAGACAGAACAGCAACCCTCTTCTAGCTCCCCGACTTTGGATAGTTTAGCCTCACCAAATGCCTTACCTCCGGTGGACTATATCATGGAATtgatttttgaagtttctgTACTTACAAATGATGTATTAATGATGGTAAGATCCATGGATTGTATACAGCTGTCTAAAGCATTGAAGTCTACAAAGAGGAAGTTATATGCAGATATTGCTTCATTGGATGAAATGGTTCGAAATAAGGGTAAGGTTGATGATACGTTGAAATCAGGTACCGAAATACAAAATTCGAACGATAATACTGAAAAGTTTCCAAAGGGACCACCTACTATGACTGGAAAGTTATCAAGACCTTCAACACCagatcaaaaacaaaacgCAGCCAGCACTAATGATTCTTCTCGGTCTCATTCTCCAAAATCACATGAGGCTTTACATACCGGGCGCGATTCAGTGAaacatgatgatgaacatCGTTCTATTAGATCTGCTAAAAGTTCTACCAGAAGTTCTGCCTCATCTATCAATTATTCGGCTTCGCGCAGCAACACGCTCAAGAAACAGACGAACAGTCATGCTTGTAACTTGACTGCCCCTCCCGCTCATTCTGCTGGCATAACAAAACCGAAAAAGATCAAAGATTCGTCCACAGTATCCTCCGGTggattttctttcttcaaccGAAAGAGGTAG